In the genome of Candidatus Dojkabacteria bacterium, one region contains:
- a CDS encoding co-chaperone GroES has protein sequence MEKIIPIGHRVLLEPLEEKKTIGGLEVPETEKQESRKAKVVDLGSGIDKDGKKREFRVKKGDTVVYKKYAGEDFELDGKKLVVISEDDIIAVIQ, from the coding sequence ATGGAAAAAATAATCCCTATCGGACATAGAGTCTTATTGGAACCACTTGAAGAGAAAAAAACAATAGGTGGTCTGGAAGTTCCCGAAACCGAGAAGCAAGAATCACGTAAGGCTAAAGTTGTTGATTTGGGAAGCGGAATCGATAAAGACGGCAAAAAGCGCGAGTTCCGGGTTAAAAAGGGGGACACTGTAGTGTATAAAAAATACGCAGGTGAGGACTTTGAGCTTGACGGTAAAAAGCTTGTTGTTATTTCGGAGGACGATATCATTGCGGTAATTCAATAA
- the groL gene encoding chaperonin GroEL (60 kDa chaperone family; promotes refolding of misfolded polypeptides especially under stressful conditions; forms two stacked rings of heptamers to form a barrel-shaped 14mer; ends can be capped by GroES; misfolded proteins enter the barrel where they are refolded when GroES binds), which yields MAKLVTHGDSARENLLKGANLLADAVKSTLGPGGRNVAIGKSFGGPQITKDGVTVAKSVENKDPLVNAGVDMIKEAAVKTGDIAGDGTTTAVVIAQSIIQLGIKNIAAGANPMEIRTGVEKGIKVIVDKLEKNAKKINTRDEVEQVAVVSTNNDKALGALIADVIDKVGKDGVVTVEESKTMETTIDYVEGMQFDKGYISPYFVTNTDKLEAELEDPAILITDKKLSTIQDITPIAERILQGLKKPLVIIADEVENQALATLVYNKLRGAIQVVAVKAPGFGDRRKSMLEDIAILTGANVISEETGRSLESIDPEDLGSCEKIIVQKENTIIVGGSGEKKAITERVAQIKKEMELVTSDYDKEKLQERLAKLSGGVAVINVGGATEVELKERKDRVDDALHATRGALESGVLPGGGIAFLDVVSELDDIKELRGDEVVGIKILKEALMSPIKQIAENAGKNGDVVVDKCGKGIGYDARNDRFIDMVKEGIVDAAKVTKYALIHGASVAVMLLTTEALIVDEPEDEKASAGAPDMGGMGMM from the coding sequence ATGGCAAAACTAGTAACTCATGGTGATAGTGCCCGAGAAAATCTTCTTAAGGGTGCAAACCTTTTGGCCGATGCAGTAAAGTCGACACTGGGACCTGGTGGTCGCAATGTAGCAATAGGTAAGTCCTTTGGTGGTCCTCAAATTACCAAGGACGGCGTGACTGTTGCAAAAAGTGTTGAAAACAAAGACCCATTAGTTAATGCGGGAGTTGACATGATTAAAGAGGCTGCTGTCAAAACCGGTGATATTGCCGGTGATGGTACTACTACGGCCGTTGTAATTGCTCAGTCAATAATCCAGTTAGGTATTAAAAATATTGCTGCAGGTGCCAATCCAATGGAGATTAGAACCGGAGTTGAGAAAGGTATTAAAGTTATTGTTGATAAACTCGAAAAAAATGCCAAAAAGATTAATACTCGTGATGAGGTTGAACAGGTTGCCGTTGTAAGTACAAATAACGACAAAGCATTAGGTGCACTTATTGCGGATGTTATTGATAAGGTTGGAAAAGATGGTGTCGTTACGGTTGAGGAGTCCAAAACAATGGAAACCACAATCGATTATGTTGAAGGTATGCAGTTTGACAAAGGCTACATTAGTCCTTACTTTGTGACCAATACCGATAAACTTGAGGCCGAGCTTGAGGATCCTGCAATTCTTATTACCGACAAAAAGTTAAGTACTATTCAAGATATTACTCCAATTGCCGAGCGAATTTTACAAGGACTTAAAAAGCCATTGGTTATTATTGCCGACGAAGTCGAGAATCAGGCACTTGCTACACTTGTATATAACAAGCTTCGTGGAGCAATTCAGGTTGTTGCTGTTAAGGCTCCCGGATTTGGTGACAGACGTAAGTCAATGCTCGAGGACATTGCTATTTTAACCGGTGCTAACGTGATTTCCGAAGAAACTGGTAGAAGTTTGGAATCAATTGATCCGGAGGATTTAGGATCTTGCGAAAAGATTATCGTCCAAAAGGAAAATACAATTATTGTTGGTGGAAGTGGTGAAAAGAAGGCTATAACCGAACGGGTTGCTCAGATTAAAAAAGAAATGGAACTTGTTACATCGGATTATGACAAAGAAAAATTACAAGAACGACTTGCAAAGCTTTCCGGTGGAGTTGCCGTTATTAACGTTGGTGGCGCTACAGAGGTCGAGCTTAAAGAGCGAAAAGATAGGGTAGACGATGCTTTGCATGCTACTCGTGGTGCTTTGGAATCAGGTGTGCTTCCCGGTGGCGGTATTGCTTTTTTGGATGTTGTTTCGGAACTCGATGATATTAAGGAACTTCGTGGTGATGAAGTTGTCGGTATCAAAATACTAAAAGAGGCGTTAATGTCTCCTATTAAGCAGATTGCTGAAAATGCAGGTAAGAATGGAGATGTTGTTGTTGATAAATGTGGAAAAGGTATTGGATATGATGCAAGAAACGACCGATTTATCGATATGGTTAAAGAGGGTATTGTTGACGCTGCTAAGGTTACAAAATATGCGCTTATTCATGGTGCTTCCGTTGCTGTTATGCTTCTTACAACCGAGGCATTAATCGTCGACGAACCCGAAGATGAAAAGGCTTCTGCCGGTGCTCCCGATATGGGTGGTATGGGCATGATGTAA